The DNA sequence CTCACGCTGCTGTTCGGGGTGCCGCTTCCCCAGCGACTTCGGTACCGGCAGGCGCGCCGCTTTCTCTGCCAAGTATGGCGCCAGGCGAATTAGGAACGGGGCAATCGCCATGCTGACCGCGGCCACTGCCAGCAGCAGTTGATAGATATCTTCCGGCAGAAGGCCGGCCGCGAAACCGGCACTGAGCAGTACGAAGCCGAATTCACCGACATTGCTCAGGCCGATGCCGGTCAAGACAGCTGTGCGCATCGGGTAACCGAGCAGCAACCCGGTCGGGATCACTACCAGGGCTTTGAGAGCCATCACGCCGAGCGCCAACAGAAGAATCGTCAGGGGCTGCTCGAACACGATGCGAAAATCCACTAACATACCGACGGACACAAAGAACAAGCTCAGGAAGAGATCGCGAAATGGTGTGATATTGCCCAGTGCATGGTAGTTGTAGTCCGATTCCGAGACAATCAGGCCGGCAAGAAATGCTCCCAGTGCCAGTGAGAGACCGATGGCCGAGGACAGCCAGCCGACGCCAAGACAAATCAGCACCACCACCAACAGGAACAGTTCGCGATTACGGGTTGCCGCTACCGCTTCAAACACATACGGGACGATCCAGCGCGATGCCACGAAGACGAAGACGACCAGTCCCAGCCCAGAGAGAATCAGCTCCATCCCCCCACCGCCCCGCATTCCGGCCGTACCCATCAGCAGCGGAATTGAAAGGAGCATCGGCACCGAGGAGATGTCCTGAAAGATTGAGATCGAGACGACGGCATGAGCGTGCGGACTGTCGCTCTGGCCCAGTTCCTGGTAGCTACGGACGGTAATCGCGGTAGAGGTGTGGGAGGCGATCATACCGATGTAGATTGCGACCGGCCACGGATTCCCGACCCAGGCCGCAATAATTGCCACGACCACACCGGTCACGAGGATCTGCAACGGCCCGCCGATGAAGACCGTGCGCTTGATGCGCAGGAGGCGCCGCAGCGACATCTCGATGCCGATCGTAAACAGCAGCAGGATCACGCCGATATCGGCGACGCGGGACACTTCGGCGGTCGCACCGATCAGCTTGAAGCCGTGCGGACCAGTGATCATGCCGGTAATCAGCAGCCCGACGACCACAGGAATCTTGAGCCGATGGCAAATGAATAATACGACGACCGAAGCGGCAAGAATGATCAGGATGTCCGTCAACAGCGACGCTTGCATTATCAACCCACGCCTTCTAGTAAAGCCCGGTGCCCCGCTGGCATCTTAGGCGATTCGTCGGGATTGCGCAAAGATTTTCGGGCGTGGCAACTACGCCGAAGGCAGGCGCACGATGAAGGTCGTGCCGGCGCCGGGTTTGCTCTCCACTTTCAACTCACCGTTGTGCGCCATGACGATGCGCTCACAGATCGACAGGCCGAGGCCGGTGCCGGTATCTTTGGTGGTGAAATAACGATCGAAAATGCGGTCCAAGTGTTCCGGTGCGATGCCGACGCCGGTATCCGTGATGCGGAGTGCTACGAGCGCGCGGCCGGTTTCGCCTTGCGTTTCGCGGTTAGCCTGAATCGCAAGTTTGCCGCCGTTGGGCATGGCATCGACGGCGTTGATGATCAGATTAAGCAACAGCTCGACAATCTCGTTCTCATTGACGAGCACGCCCGGCAAGTCTTCCTCCAGCGTCTGCGCGAAGGACACACTGTGCTTTCGCAGATCATTCTCCACCAGCCGAATGACGCGTTTGATCAGATCATCGAGCTTCTTCTGCTCCAACTGGTA is a window from the Candidatus Zixiibacteriota bacterium genome containing:
- a CDS encoding cation:proton antiporter, translating into MQASLLTDILIILAASVVVLFICHRLKIPVVVGLLITGMITGPHGFKLIGATAEVSRVADIGVILLLFTIGIEMSLRRLLRIKRTVFIGGPLQILVTGVVVAIIAAWVGNPWPVAIYIGMIASHTSTAITVRSYQELGQSDSPHAHAVVSISIFQDISSVPMLLSIPLLMGTAGMRGGGGMELILSGLGLVVFVFVASRWIVPYVFEAVAATRNRELFLLVVVLICLGVGWLSSAIGLSLALGAFLAGLIVSESDYNYHALGNITPFRDLFLSLFFVSVGMLVDFRIVFEQPLTILLLALGVMALKALVVIPTGLLLGYPMRTAVLTGIGLSNVGEFGFVLLSAGFAAGLLPEDIYQLLLAVAAVSMAIAPFLIRLAPYLAEKAARLPVPKSLGKRHPEQQREGEDLTQHLIIVGFGVNGANLARASQAVSILYVILEMNPETVKQARAAGERIYFGDATQADVWRLLNVAEARIVVIAISDPDATRRAVAMVRSLNKNVQVITRTRYLSEIEHLYDLGANEVIPEEFETSVEIFTRVLRYYLIPEAEINQIVHEVRSDNYQIFRAPQSESAVRRIESDLANVHLTTVKIGLEAQVVGRSLADLRLRSDYAVTILMVKRGEQSHVNPDPQLRFEAGDVVVLVGEDRNLAEVEPLFH